TCAGCGGCGGCATGCAGCAGCGTGTCGGTCTGGCGCGCGCGCTGGCCAATGACCCCAAGATTTTGCTGATGGACGAGGCGTTCTCCGCTCTCGATCCACTGATCCGCGTGCAGCTCCAGGATGAGCTTCTGGAGATGCAGGCCTCGATGCACAAGACGATCGTCTTTATCACGCACGACCTCGACGAGGCTCTCAAACTCGGCGGCCGCATTGCGATCATGAAGGACGGTGCGGTGGTGCAGATCGGCACGCCTGAAGATATTTTGGCCAATCCGGCCGACGACTACGTGGAAGCATTTGTGGAAAATGTGGACCGCTCGAAGGTGCTGACGGCGAGCTCCATCATGAAGCCGACCGATGTCGTCTACGATACGGCAGGCCCGCACCAGTGCGCACGCCGCTTGCGGCAGATTGGTTCATCCACCATGGTGGTGGTCAACAAGGATCGCCACTTCCTGGGCTACGTGAAGGTCGATGACGTCATGCAGCTGTGCAAGAAAGTTCCCAGCGCGGAAGATGATCGCGAGAAGTGGAACCTGCGTTCGATCATCCAGGAGGATATGCGCACGGCGAAGGTGGACGACCTGATCGCTGACATGCTCAGCGACGCTTCGGCGCAGGCGCTTCCCATCGCTGTGATTGAGGAGAATAAACACTTTAAGGGGATCGTGACGCGCGCCGCCATCCTTGGAGCCATTGGGGGGAGCTGAGACGTATGAAAATACCTGTAGGCGATTTTTTTGAACACATTGTAAACTTTCTGAAGGACAACCTTCAGGGGCTGTTCGATGTCATCAGCACGGCGGTGAAAGCCGTTATCGTGTTTCTTGAAAACATTTTTCTACTAGAGCCTCATGTGCTTTATCCTTCCGTCATTGTAGCCCTTCTCTTTGGGCTGCTGGTGGCTGTTGCGTTTTGCCGTCGGGTGCGTTTGCCGCTGGCGATTGCAGCCGGCGTTGTTGCGTGTCTGGTCGTGGGTGGTATCGAGAGCTACCGGCTCTCTGAGCTGCGGGCTATGCTGACGCCTGAGAAGAGTGCGGCCATACAGGCCGACTTGCAGGCTGTCGTCACTGCGCTGGATAAGGCCGCGCCCGAAACGACAGACCCAGCGACGACAGCCCTGAATAAATTTGGTGTGCAGGTCGAGCGCGGCAGCAAGCTGGCCCGCCAGACACGTGTCGCGGGGATCAGCCTGCGCGACGTCGATGCCGATGAATACCAGGAGATTTTAGTCTCCCTGAAGACGCTCAGGGCCGAGGCAGACGAGGCTGGGCTGGATCAGTCACAGACGGAGGATCTGGATGACGCTATCGACTACTACGAGAGCTTCAGCCTGATCAAGGATGTGGAGCCGGTTGTTGGAATGCTGAAGAGGGTCACTGCGCCGGAGGCGCGTGTTGATGTTTTGAATACACGCACGTATGCGCGTATTGCCGAAAAACTACAGATCGTACAGGCTGTCTCGACTGACGTGAATGTGCAGCAGGCCAGTGAACAGGCGCTGGCCTCGTTTACCCGGCTCGACCCGGAGCGTCTGGCCTGGATGGGTAAGGCCTTGATCCTCGCCCTGCTGGCCCTGTTTGCCTTTGTCATCGCCGGTACTGGCATGTTTGCCATGGCAGTGATCGGTTTCCTGCTTGTGATGTCGATGAGCATGTGGGACCTGACGATGTTGACGCTGGCCATGGTGCTGGCAGCCACGGGGTTTGCCCTGGTTATCGGTGTACCGCTGGGGATTCTCGCTGCGCGCAGTAAGCTGGCGGAGAAAATCATCCGTCCCGTACTGGACTTTATGCAGACGCTCCCGGCCTTTGTGTATCTGATCCCCGCCGTGATCTTCTTTAACCTCGGGGTCGTTCCGGGCGCATTTGCCACGCTGATTTTTGCCATGCCCCCGGCGGTGCGCTTCACTACGCTGGGTATCCGTCAGGTGCCCGAAGAAGTCGTTGAGGCTGCACACGCTTTTGGCGCCAACGACTGGCAGATGCTCGTTAAGGCGCAGCTCCCGATCGCGATGCCGACCATCCTGGCCGGGTTGAACCAGACAATCATGCTCGCGCTTTCCATGGTTGTTATCGTCGGCATGATTGGGGCCGGTGGGCTCGGTGAGGCTGTCTTGAGCGGCATCACCCAGATGCAGATTGGCTACGGCTTCGAGAGCGGCATTTCGATTGTTATCCTCGCCATCTACCTCGACCGGCTGACCCAGGCCCTGGGCAGTCAAAAGAAGCACTAACACACAAATTTATTATTTTATGAAAACGAATAAACGTTACACCATCATCGCACTGATGGCCGCCGCGGCTGCTCTGTTTGCTGTCGGCTGCAAGGAACAGGCAGCATCCAGTACGTCCGCTTCCGAAAGCGAAGCCTCAAGCGCACCGGTCAGCAACACGGTTAAGATCGCCTACCCGAACTGGGCCGAAGGCATTGCCATGACCCACCTGATCAAGGGCGTCATCGAAGATAAACTCGGCTACGATGTCGAGTTGACGCAGGCCGACCCCGGCACGATCTACACCTCGCTGGCCAATGGCGGTGAAGACATCATGATCGACGCCTGGCTGCCCAATACGCACAAATCCTACTGGGACAAGTACGGCGAGAACCTGGAAGACTTTGGCCCGGTTTACGGCTATGGTGTTACCGGTCTGGTCGTCCCCGCCTACATGGATGTGAACTCGATCGAGGACCTCAACGGTATCGCGGATGAGCTCGACGGAAAAATCGTCGGCATCGGTACGGGTGCTGGCATCTACGCCAACACGAATAAGGCTATCGACACCTACGACCTCAAGCTGGAGCAGATCGCCTCATCCGGACCGGCCATGACTGCTGCGCTCCAGAAGGCAATCGAGGCTAAACAGCCCATCGTCGTCACCGGCTGGAAGCCGCACTGGATGTTCTCCCGCTTCGACCTCAAGGTCCTGAAGGACCCGCAGGGTGTTTATCCGATTGATGCGGTCAAGGTTGTCGGTCGCGAGGGGTTCGCCAAGGACTATCCGGATCTGGCGCAGCTCTTCATCAACTACAGCCTGACGGAGGCTCAGCTGCTTGACCTGATGGATGCCATCAGCGAAGCCGGCTCCTCGGCCAACCCCGACGACGTGGCCCGCGACTGGATGGCCCGTAACGAGCCGCTCGTGGGTTCCTGGCTGCCGAACTAAGTTCGCACACCTTTTTGCGCAACAGGACTCCTTCCTGCGTGTGTCATGGTTTTTCATGACGGCGTGGGGAGGAGTTCTTTTTTTATAAGGCCTCGGCAATCTCTGCCGGTGATTCGTCGCAGAGGATGTAGATGGGCTCGCCGGTTACGGTGATTGTGCTGCCGGGCTGTTGGGGCAGCGGGTTGCCCATGAGGTCATGAGCGGTGCCGGGGGTCTGTAGGGACGCGCTTGTTTCGTTTTCGGTCCAGGCGATGATCAGCGTTTTTCCATCTCTCCGGTTAAAGAGGTAGAGGCGCAGGTCGCCGCCGTTGAGGACGATCTCGCGCTCGAAGGTGCCGCCGTCGAGCATCCGCACGAGAATAGCCTGAGCTATCGCGAGCGGGCGTGGAGTGTTTGTGAGCTCCATCGTGCTGACGCGGCCCGAGACACGCGGGAGGGATGCCGCGTTGAGCGGGACATGCGCGTAGTAGTACTGCCGCATTATACCCATGCTGAGGCGGACAACGCTCGCCTGTACGTGGCCGATGGCGGCCCTGCGGCCAGGTGCGGTATCGGTGATTTCCGGAGCCTCCGGAAACTCGTACTGAACGCCGCGCAGGACGGAGCCGCCGCTGATGCCGCCCTCGGACATGACGAGCGGGATGCTGTCCACATCCTCGACGCCACCATCCTCGGCGAGCATCTGGCGCAGGTTGTCGATGGTCTCGCGTATTTCCTGCGGTTGAGTGTCGGCAGAGCGGTAGTCATGCCAGGCGACACCGTCGCAGGCTTCCATGATGCCCGCGCGCAGGGCGGTGCGCGCCCACTCGCCACGCGGGGCGAACTGCGCGAAGACCGTGATCTCCGGATCCGTCGCCTTGGCAGAAGCGTAAACGACGCGCGCCAGCGAAACATACTGCTCGGGGCTGCCGCTCCAAAAGCGCGGGACGTAGGGCTCGTTCCAGATTTCCCATTCGCGGATTTCTGGAAAGGCTCGGATGGAACGCTCGACGTAGCGGGCAAGTGCGTCCTGATTTCCGGGGACCCAGCCTTTGGGGTAGCCGGTGGTTTTTCGCGGTAGGCGGTCGCCATCCGTCTGAGCCGCCCAGTAGGGGGTGGCAAACCACTGACCGTAGTGCCGGTAGCCGAGATCGAGGTAGCGCTGGTAGCGCCGTTTATCGACGGTCCATGCGCCGGGCTCGGGCTCCATGTTTGTCCACCAGGTGAACTGTGACATGTTGTGGACACGGTTACTGGCGAAGCCGAGTTGGTGGCCGACTTCAGCCATGCCCGCGTTAGCGTTAATGTGACCGCCGAAGAAGTCGTGGCGGGGCGGCACACCCGGTTGCAGGCAACCAAACGTAGTGATGTCGCGCGTTACGGTACGCTCGCCAACCCGGGTCGCTACCTCGACGCGGTAGAAGCCGGTACGCGCGGCGGTAAAGCTGAGCGGCGTGCTGAAGGTGTCATACGCGGGAAGGTCAATCTGCTTCGGGCCCCAGGTCGCGACTTCCTGATCGTGAAAGTCGAGCAAGCGGGCAGACATGGTAGCAGTGATGTCCTGCTGAGTGTCGTTGCGCACTTCGAGGTCAAAGGAGAATGCTTCACCGGGGGCGATGATCGAGTCGGTAAAATGCCGGTAGACGAGCTGTGCCTTGGCGGGCCAGCTCTCCCAGCGCCAATCGCGTTTCAGTGTATGCAGCGCTTGGGCGGCTTTCTCAGGTTGAGTGGCGAGCGTTCGGATTTCCTCTTCGCTGAGGACGCGGTCCCAGACGGTGAGCTCGTCGTATGCGCCCGGAATTGCCCCGGCTTCGATCTCGCGTCCGTGATCACCTTTGCGCATGAGGGAGCTTTCCGCTTGGGCGGCGAGCTCTCCGTTGAGGTAGATTGCGCGGGTGTTGCGTGAGGCATCCCAGACCAGCACGAGATGCGTCCAGCGCGCCGGAGGAATCTGCTTCCAGGGGATACGGCAGCCGTAGCTCCATTGAAAGTCCTCGTCGGGGAGGCTGTCCCCGGTCATGAAGGTGAGCTGACCGGCAGGCGGCAGCACGGTGAGGTTAAAGTTACCGGGGAGCAGGCGAAGCAGGTCGGCCGGCCCGTCTGTGGGCGGGAGAAAGTCCGCGTCTGTACGAACCCACAGAGAGAGGGTGCCGCGGCTTTGTTTGAAGTTACCGTTGCAGTAGAAGCGGAAGGGTTGGCCGTGGGTCTGGGTGGCGTTACCTACGCGGCCCACCGTGCTTGAGCCGGGGTTGGCGATGTCGTCTTCGCCGCGGGCGAAGTTCGCCTGCTGCGTAGTGTCATCAAAGGACGCGTAGAAGATGGCTCCTTCGGCGATGGCGCTGGGGGCCGTATCCGCAAAGGCAGAACTGATCGCAGCGAGGACAGCCGTCATGAGCAGGGTAGGGAGTAACCT
This genomic interval from Ruficoccus sp. ZRK36 contains the following:
- a CDS encoding glycine betaine/L-proline ABC transporter ATP-binding protein, which encodes MSLIEVNNLYKIFGPHPAERALPMLKEGKGKKEILKKTGCTVGINDASFTVEEGEIFVVMGLSGSGKSTVIRCLNRLIEPTSGEVMIDGENVVGMSKKHLREVRRKKLGMVFQRFGLLPHRSVIDNVAFGLEIQDVPKEERYDSAMKAIETVGLKGYEYQMTDELSGGMQQRVGLARALANDPKILLMDEAFSALDPLIRVQLQDELLEMQASMHKTIVFITHDLDEALKLGGRIAIMKDGAVVQIGTPEDILANPADDYVEAFVENVDRSKVLTASSIMKPTDVVYDTAGPHQCARRLRQIGSSTMVVVNKDRHFLGYVKVDDVMQLCKKVPSAEDDREKWNLRSIIQEDMRTAKVDDLIADMLSDASAQALPIAVIEENKHFKGIVTRAAILGAIGGS
- a CDS encoding glycine betaine ABC transporter substrate-binding protein, with translation MKTNKRYTIIALMAAAAALFAVGCKEQAASSTSASESEASSAPVSNTVKIAYPNWAEGIAMTHLIKGVIEDKLGYDVELTQADPGTIYTSLANGGEDIMIDAWLPNTHKSYWDKYGENLEDFGPVYGYGVTGLVVPAYMDVNSIEDLNGIADELDGKIVGIGTGAGIYANTNKAIDTYDLKLEQIASSGPAMTAALQKAIEAKQPIVVTGWKPHWMFSRFDLKVLKDPQGVYPIDAVKVVGREGFAKDYPDLAQLFINYSLTEAQLLDLMDAISEAGSSANPDDVARDWMARNEPLVGSWLPN
- a CDS encoding LamG domain-containing protein, which translates into the protein MRLLPTLLMTAVLAAISSAFADTAPSAIAEGAIFYASFDDTTQQANFARGEDDIANPGSSTVGRVGNATQTHGQPFRFYCNGNFKQSRGTLSLWVRTDADFLPPTDGPADLLRLLPGNFNLTVLPPAGQLTFMTGDSLPDEDFQWSYGCRIPWKQIPPARWTHLVLVWDASRNTRAIYLNGELAAQAESSLMRKGDHGREIEAGAIPGAYDELTVWDRVLSEEEIRTLATQPEKAAQALHTLKRDWRWESWPAKAQLVYRHFTDSIIAPGEAFSFDLEVRNDTQQDITATMSARLLDFHDQEVATWGPKQIDLPAYDTFSTPLSFTAARTGFYRVEVATRVGERTVTRDITTFGCLQPGVPPRHDFFGGHINANAGMAEVGHQLGFASNRVHNMSQFTWWTNMEPEPGAWTVDKRRYQRYLDLGYRHYGQWFATPYWAAQTDGDRLPRKTTGYPKGWVPGNQDALARYVERSIRAFPEIREWEIWNEPYVPRFWSGSPEQYVSLARVVYASAKATDPEITVFAQFAPRGEWARTALRAGIMEACDGVAWHDYRSADTQPQEIRETIDNLRQMLAEDGGVEDVDSIPLVMSEGGISGGSVLRGVQYEFPEAPEITDTAPGRRAAIGHVQASVVRLSMGIMRQYYYAHVPLNAASLPRVSGRVSTMELTNTPRPLAIAQAILVRMLDGGTFEREIVLNGGDLRLYLFNRRDGKTLIIAWTENETSASLQTPGTAHDLMGNPLPQQPGSTITVTGEPIYILCDESPAEIAEAL